Proteins co-encoded in one Cucurbita pepo subsp. pepo cultivar mu-cu-16 chromosome LG15, ASM280686v2, whole genome shotgun sequence genomic window:
- the LOC111811290 gene encoding protein TIC 21, chloroplastic codes for MQSLLSPVGRGGPFPSAAVYTSELHPSCFNRRPFSVRYASNLKSPHNSLPSFSAIRPPSSFSLLLLKNFGSLEHRRGQFCSDTRASSSPISPTVPPNDEAEKAKLAQVAKRLEKTSRYFKRLGNLGFWGQLVCTIVAAVILSFSVVVTGKITSPATFYATAGGIVAAFISVFWSFGYIRLSDKLQRTANQPSKAPPRADVVNSLKNGIVVNLLGMGAAILGMQATVGLLVAKALTSSAIPYYQGVSPGNSPVLALDVFLVQASANTILSHFLGLVFSLELLRSVTLPATESIPIPRMA; via the exons ATGCAGTCGCTACTCTCGCCGGTCGGTCGCGGCGGTCCCTTCCCGTCCGCCGCAGTTTATACATCGGAGTTGCACCCCAGCTGTTTCAATCGTCGACCTTTCTCTGTCCGATACGCATCCAATCTCAAATCTCCTCATAATTCCCTCCCTTCATTTAGTGCAATTCGacctccttcttctttttcgttgTTGCTTTTGAAGAATTTTGGTTCTCTGGAGCATAGAAGAGGACAGTTTTGCTCGGATACACGCGCTTCTTCTAGTCCCATTTCGCCGACGGTTCCCCCAAACGATGAGGCTGAAAAGGCAAAACTGGCTCAG GTGGCAAAGAGATTAGAGAAGACATCAAGGTATTTCAAGAGGTTGGGTAATCTCGGATTTTGGGGACAGTTGGTGTGCACGATTGTCGCTGCCgttattctttcattctctgttGTCGTCACCGGGAAAATTACATCACCTGCCACTTTTTATGCTACTGCTGGTGGTATTGTGGCAGCTTTCATTTCTGTATTTTGGTCCTTCGGGTACATTCGGCTTTCTGATAAACTTCAACGGACTGCAAATCAACCCTCCAAG GCTCCTCCCCGAGCCGATGTCGTGAATAGCCTAAAAAATGGAATAGTAGTGAACCTACTGGGCATGGGTGCTGCCATTCTGGGGATGCAAGCAACCGTAGGATTGTTAGTTGCTAAGGCTCTTACTTCCTCAGCAATCCCATATTACCAGGGAGTCTCCCCTGGAAATAGCCCTGTTCTTGCTTTGGATGTATTCTTAGTACAG GCTTCTGCAAACACTATTCTCTCTCATTTCCTGGGGCTCGTTTTCTCGTTGGAGCTACTGCGCTCGGTGACATTGCCTGCTACTGAGAGCATTCCTATACCCCGAATGGCATAA
- the LOC111811293 gene encoding probable carbohydrate esterase At4g34215: MAATTDLDPIQTNATPNPPPNKQIFILSGQSNMAGRGGVLKKLHRWDGVVPPEAQPHPSIFRLSAKLHWEVAHEPLHADIDTKKTCGVGPGMAFANGVRERVGTVALVPCAVGGTAIKEWARGEKLYEDMVKRARHSVKDGGEIRAILWFQGESDTSTEHDADAYQGNMEAFVANVRRDLALPSLPIIQVALASGVKYIEKVREAQLGMRVENVVCVDAKGLELQEDNLHLTTQAQVILGQMLADAYLTHFAPPLKSKPST, encoded by the exons ATGGCTGCGACGACCGATTTAGATCCGATCCAGACAAATGCGACTCCCAATCCACCACCAAACAAGCAGATCTTCATCCTCTCTGGCCAGAGCAACATGGCCGGGCGAGGCGGCGTCTTAAAGAAGCTCCACCGGTGGGACGGCGTGGTTCCACCAGAAGCGCAGCCGCATCCGTCGATATTCCGTCTGAGCGCGAAGTTACATTGGGAGGTAGCGCATGAGCCACTGCACGCCGACATCGACACGAAGAAGACGTGCGGAGTGGGGCCAGGAATGGCGTTCGCGAACGGCGTGAGAGAGCGAGTAGGGACGGTAGCGCTGGTGCCGTGCGCTGTTGGAGGCACCGCCATCAAAGAGTGGGCGCGTGGAGAGAAGCTGTATGAGGATATGGTGAAGAGGGCGAGACATAGCGTGAAGGACGGCGGGGAAATTAGGGCAATTCTGTGGTTTCAAGGAGAGAGTGACACCTCTACTGAACATGATGCTGATGCGTACCAGGGGAATATGGAGGCGTTTGTTGCTAATGTGCGCCGGGATTTGGCCTTGCCTTCTCTCCCAATTATTCAg GTAGCACTGGCATCAGGAGTCAAGTATATTGAAAAAGTGAGGGAGGCTCAATTGGGAATGAGAGTGGAGAATGTGGTGTGTGTGGATGCAAAGGGATTGGAACTTCAAGAAGACAACCTCCATCTCACCACACAGGCTCAGGTCATTCTTGGTCAAATGCTGGCCGATGCCTACCTCACCCACTTTGCTCCACCACTCAAATCGAAGCCCTCGACCTAA
- the LOC111811313 gene encoding stress enhanced protein 1, chloroplastic-like encodes MAALHASASLSLAVRDASFARRRAPQVFPLHRGSLPNLYRLGTTFATGSPLVLSKPTGQKKHKVKPNSVSIRCEQSSQESNILDVWLGRLAMVGFAIAISVEIATGKGLLENFGVTTPLPSVALAVTALVGILTAVFIFQSATKN; translated from the exons ATGGCGGCTCTTCATGCTTCGGCCTCCCTCTCTCTCGCCGTACGCG ATGCTTCCTTCGCAAGAAGAAGAGCACCACAAGTCTTTCCTCTCCACAGAGGCTCCCTTCCGAATTTATATCGACTTGGAACGACGTTTGCTACTGGCTCTCCACTCG TGTTAAGCAAGCCAACTGGTCAAAAGAAGCATAAAGTGAAACCAAATTCTGTTTCTATACGATGTGAGCAAAGTAGCCAAGAGAGTAACATTCTGGATGTTTGGCTTGGGCGGCTTGCGATGGTTGGATTTGCAATTGCAATTAGTGTTGAAATAGCAACAGGCAAGGGACTTTTAGAG AATTTTGGAGTAACGACTCCTCTGCCAAGTGTGGCCTTGGCAGTTACCGCATTGGTTGGCATACTGACAGCAGTTTTCATCTTCCAATCAGCTACCAAAAACTGA